In a genomic window of Dyadobacter fermentans DSM 18053:
- a CDS encoding helix-turn-helix domain-containing protein, producing MAHTTSNPKIHEGRNLKRFREMLSVKQDALAFELGEDWNQQKISLLEQKEKIDSDILEQVAAILKIPAEAIRNFDEQQAITVISSTFNDNSQLGTLINNYNNPIDAVLKLHEEKMALYERMLKEKDEMMERLERLITNQ from the coding sequence ATGGCACATACTACATCTAATCCGAAGATCCACGAAGGCCGTAACTTAAAGAGATTCAGAGAAATGTTGTCTGTGAAGCAGGACGCGCTGGCGTTTGAGCTCGGCGAAGATTGGAACCAGCAAAAAATCTCCCTGCTCGAACAAAAAGAAAAGATCGATTCCGATATTTTGGAGCAGGTGGCGGCGATTTTGAAAATTCCGGCTGAGGCGATTCGAAATTTTGATGAACAACAGGCAATCACTGTAATTTCGAGCACTTTCAACGACAATTCTCAGCTGGGCACCCTGATCAACAACTACAACAATCCTATTGATGCGGTCTTAAAACTTCATGAAGAAAAGATGGCTCTCTATGAGCGGATGTTGAAGGAGAAGGATGAGATGATGGAGCGTCTGGAACGGTTGATTACCAATCAGTGA
- a CDS encoding helix-turn-helix domain-containing protein gives MAQRQVSAYAEMVLTCNEDFHCTGEKVLQEHALLRVVSGQLTVIQAEKSTICEAGQTLLFPKNQLFTLSKQCYDGRPYKSVIISLPTQLLRAFYEKNTLKDLRPAEAEILKLDQDALLDSLFASMLPYFDLNKPLPEKLVEIKTHEAIEILRNVRPDIDGILSDFSEPGKINLADFMEKNYMFNISLDKFARLTGRSLTTFQRDFKKAFEMSPQRWLTRKRLALAHYQLSEKRKRPVDVYFETGFENLSHFSYAFKKQFGYPPTMLP, from the coding sequence ATGGCCCAGAGACAAGTAAGTGCATACGCCGAAATGGTTTTGACGTGCAACGAAGACTTCCATTGCACCGGTGAAAAGGTGTTGCAAGAACATGCGTTGCTGCGTGTTGTCTCCGGCCAATTGACGGTCATTCAGGCAGAAAAATCGACGATCTGTGAGGCAGGGCAAACTTTGCTGTTTCCCAAAAATCAGCTATTCACGCTTAGCAAGCAATGCTACGATGGCAGGCCTTATAAGTCAGTCATCATTAGCTTACCGACGCAGCTTCTTCGGGCTTTCTATGAAAAAAATACATTGAAAGACCTCCGGCCAGCCGAAGCGGAAATACTTAAACTCGATCAGGATGCACTTTTGGACAGCCTTTTTGCATCGATGCTACCATACTTTGACCTAAATAAACCTTTGCCTGAAAAGTTGGTGGAAATCAAAACTCACGAAGCGATCGAGATCCTGCGCAACGTGAGGCCTGACATTGACGGCATCCTGTCCGATTTCTCCGAACCCGGGAAAATCAATCTGGCCGATTTTATGGAGAAAAATTATATGTTCAACATATCGCTGGACAAGTTCGCAAGACTTACCGGCCGCAGCCTGACCACATTTCAGCGTGACTTCAAGAAGGCCTTTGAAATGTCACCCCAGAGGTGGCTTACGAGAAAGCGGCTGGCGCTGGCGCATTACCAACTTTCGGAAAAGAGAAAAAGGCCGGTCGACGTCTATTTTGAAACCGGCTTTGAAAACTTATCGCATTTTTCCTACGCCTTCAAAAAGCAATTCGGATACCCGCCGACAATGCTGCCATAA
- a CDS encoding peptide-methionine (S)-S-oxide reductase: protein MTALEKIGLGGSCHWCTEAIFQSLKGVLHVSQGWIASDDNPTRFSEAVVVEFDPVQISLETLIEIHLHTHSCTSDHSMRSKYRSAVYAFSGQQLSFASQAIETLQADFDKSIITEVIPFGEFKLNDEKYLDYYSKNPDKPFCKTFIDPKLKILLARFSGAVDKGKFFN from the coding sequence ATGACAGCACTTGAAAAAATCGGATTAGGCGGAAGCTGTCATTGGTGCACCGAGGCCATCTTTCAATCATTAAAAGGCGTGCTCCATGTTAGCCAGGGGTGGATTGCGTCCGATGATAACCCAACCCGATTTTCCGAAGCCGTCGTGGTCGAATTCGATCCGGTACAAATTTCGTTGGAAACACTCATCGAAATTCATCTCCATACCCACAGCTGTACGTCCGACCACTCCATGCGATCCAAATACAGATCTGCCGTTTATGCATTCAGCGGGCAGCAACTATCCTTCGCAAGCCAGGCCATTGAGACATTGCAAGCGGATTTTGACAAAAGTATTATCACTGAGGTGATCCCGTTCGGCGAATTTAAGCTGAATGATGAAAAGTATCTGGACTACTATTCGAAAAATCCTGACAAGCCTTTTTGCAAGACGTTCATTGATCCTAAATTGAAAATTCTACTAGCTCGGTTTTCTGGTGCAGTTGATAAAGGTAAGTTTTTCAACTGA
- a CDS encoding AAA family ATPase — MIDIIELNERIFHRLEQSDLLYTFRKSNYGSRLEQGYWFYGNENQMAISFWSGMDWKNRTPNIVFVITQNGNVYLEINVSDSDRKREFITNYLADPLELGSDSRKFRKYYADNLDLDEAIFEFEKFLNSDKIIIDEIINRESKSFFLPNEESISNIDRKEFRQRLQNVHKYRRTIVDIERTESKQALEKPTKLQSFRVWDSGPISYTELTDIPADNKWIFITGENGSGKTSFLRAISTALGYRSLDRNEQMRNPNFRFEARLFNESSNITESFTREHNEGTKNRRPKVSGLCMYGPFRLLNSRKLSEAKFKLLYTKSGSFESLFSDNSPLLDIDKQLDIWKKDRKSLHLLEKRQYHIKNILTAVVPNLYNIDLSLSELGKPVEYQTRRDDISNQYSTPWENLSSGTRSVFSLILDILLRLYDQQPKVVDPAELKGVVLIDEIDLHLHPLAQKELVVNLSNVFSDVQFIVTTHSPIPLLGAPRNSMIYVMRNYDGNVSIERMDDKVMFRKILPNAIFTSPIFGFSDLVPDAKGKDEIPYLDDDFNQVKRRENLNRDIREYLNNDKQKELLALFNKEKQ, encoded by the coding sequence ATGATTGACATTATCGAGCTAAACGAGCGTATTTTCCATCGTCTCGAACAATCCGACTTACTATACACATTCCGTAAAAGCAATTATGGAAGTCGACTGGAACAAGGTTATTGGTTTTACGGAAATGAAAATCAAATGGCTATTTCGTTTTGGTCAGGCATGGATTGGAAAAATCGAACTCCAAATATAGTATTTGTGATAACGCAAAACGGTAATGTCTATTTGGAAATCAATGTTTCGGATTCAGATCGAAAAAGAGAATTTATCACTAACTATCTTGCTGATCCTTTGGAACTTGGATCTGATAGTCGGAAGTTCCGAAAATACTATGCTGACAATCTAGACCTTGATGAAGCTATATTCGAGTTTGAAAAATTTCTAAATAGTGACAAAATTATTATTGATGAAATTATCAATCGCGAGTCGAAAAGTTTCTTTCTTCCAAATGAAGAATCAATCAGCAACATTGATAGAAAAGAATTTCGCCAACGTCTACAAAACGTTCATAAATATAGACGTACAATAGTTGACATAGAACGCACCGAAAGTAAACAGGCACTTGAAAAGCCTACTAAATTACAATCTTTCAGAGTTTGGGATTCTGGCCCTATATCTTATACGGAACTAACGGACATACCAGCTGATAACAAATGGATATTTATTACAGGTGAAAACGGATCAGGAAAAACAAGTTTTCTTCGAGCAATTAGTACTGCCTTAGGATATCGGTCCTTAGATCGAAACGAACAAATGAGAAATCCCAACTTTCGATTTGAGGCAAGACTATTTAATGAAAGTAGCAATATAACTGAAAGCTTTACAAGAGAACATAATGAGGGGACCAAAAATCGCCGTCCAAAAGTTTCCGGGCTTTGTATGTACGGTCCATTTCGGTTGTTGAACAGCAGGAAGTTGTCAGAGGCAAAATTTAAATTACTCTACACAAAGAGTGGATCTTTCGAGTCTCTTTTTAGTGATAACTCTCCCTTGCTGGATATAGACAAGCAATTAGATATATGGAAGAAGGATAGAAAGTCCTTACATCTGCTAGAAAAGCGCCAATACCACATTAAAAATATTTTGACCGCAGTTGTCCCAAATCTCTATAATATTGATTTATCTCTGTCGGAACTCGGAAAGCCAGTAGAATACCAGACCAGAAGAGATGACATCTCAAATCAATATTCAACGCCATGGGAAAATTTATCTTCCGGTACAAGAAGTGTCTTCTCACTAATTTTAGATATTTTGCTAAGACTTTACGATCAGCAACCGAAAGTCGTTGATCCGGCCGAATTGAAAGGTGTTGTTTTGATAGATGAAATAGACCTTCACTTACATCCACTTGCGCAAAAAGAGCTAGTAGTAAATCTATCCAATGTTTTCAGTGATGTTCAATTTATTGTCACAACTCATAGCCCTATTCCATTGTTGGGTGCACCTAGAAACAGTATGATATATGTTATGAGAAATTATGATGGCAATGTCTCGATTGAACGCATGGATGATAAGGTAATGTTCCGAAAAATTTTACCGAATGCCATTTTCACCTCTCCGATATTTGGATTTAGTGATCTTGTGCCGGATGCAAAAGGTAAGGACGAGATACCATATCTCGACGATGACTTCAATCAAGTCAAACGACGAGAAAATTTGAACAGAGACATCAGAGAATATCTAAATAATGACAAACAAAAGGAATTATTGGCATTATTTAATAAAGAAAAGCAATGA
- a CDS encoding flavin reductase family protein, translated as MHQVSNPSILYFGTPVVLVGTTNSDNTFNLAPISSAFWLGYRCMIGIAAHSKTTENILRTRECVLNLPSVNQAEAVDKLALLTGSNPVPAGKVAKGYVHEPDKFSRAKLTPGESEIVKAPRVLECPVHLEAQFVGIHPFAAETGIENIRSVTMELKIVRVHLDDSILSDQNRDHVDPEKWKPLIMSFQQFYGLGSRVHSSKLASVPQKLYRTPDTERA; from the coding sequence ATGCATCAGGTAAGCAATCCTTCCATATTGTATTTTGGTACGCCCGTTGTTTTGGTTGGAACCACCAATAGCGACAACACATTTAATCTAGCGCCCATTTCATCGGCATTTTGGCTCGGTTACCGATGCATGATCGGTATTGCGGCACATTCCAAAACAACAGAAAATATCCTCAGAACTCGCGAGTGTGTATTGAATTTGCCGTCTGTCAATCAGGCAGAAGCGGTTGACAAACTCGCACTTTTGACGGGAAGCAATCCAGTACCCGCCGGAAAGGTTGCGAAAGGGTATGTACATGAGCCAGACAAATTTTCCAGGGCTAAGCTCACACCAGGTGAGTCTGAAATAGTAAAAGCACCACGCGTTTTGGAATGTCCGGTCCATCTCGAAGCACAATTTGTGGGAATCCATCCTTTTGCAGCTGAAACGGGAATTGAAAACATCCGAAGCGTAACAATGGAGTTGAAAATTGTCCGCGTGCATTTAGACGACTCCATACTTTCTGACCAGAATCGTGACCATGTTGATCCTGAAAAGTGGAAGCCACTGATTATGAGTTTTCAGCAATTTTATGGACTTGGCTCTCGGGTACACTCTTCAAAACTCGCATCTGTCCCTCAGAAATTGTACAGGACGCCGGATACTGAGCGGGCGTAA